The Candidatus Latescibacter sp. genome segment CGCGCGAATAGCACGTCGCCCACTGCAGCTACTACGTCGGCACGAGACGGTCGCCCTTCGAAAGTGACAGACTCCGAGCGAACAATAGCCGTTCCATCAACGTCACCGGTGGAGACGTATTGCCGCACGCCCTTAAAGGACCCTACACGGGTGGTTACCAGGTCCGCAGCATCCAGAAGCGGCTTGAGGGGCCATCCACTCATCGCGTCTCCACCTTTTCGATCAGCGCCTTCGCCCGTTCCGCTATCTCCGTCTCCATCCGGATCACGTCCGACAGGATGTCCACCGGTGCGTCATGCTTCACGGTATCAAAGCGCACCGGCTTGTAGCGTCCCGGCATGAGCTGCCAGCCGTTCTCGCGGATATTCTCCACTTTCACGCGGAAGCTGTTGGGGCCTTCTTCGCGGTTCGGCCACCTGGCGAGGATGTCGGGGATGTCATTGGCCTCGATGGGCACGCGCTTGTCATCCAGTGAGTAGCCGTCGGCGGTAAGTTCGTAGAACCAGACCGATTCGGTGGGCTTGCCCTTCCGGAAGATGAAGATGGCGGTGCCGACACCCGAGTAAGGCTTGAACACGCCGGAGGGCAGCGCGATTACGGCCTGTAGCTCGCATGTGGTGAGCAGCAACTCGCGCACCTTGCGGTCAGCCTTACCCGAACCGAAGAGCACGCCATTGGGCACGATGACACCGGCGCGGCCAATGTCGGCCAGGTGGTCGAGGAACCATTTGAGGAAAAGCAGTTCGGTATCGCGAGTGTCGAGGGCAATGTCGGCAAGGATGCTCTCTTTCTGTACGCGGCCTGCGAAGGGCGGGTTGGCAAGGATGACGTCGTAGCGCGGGCCGGGATACTGGCCTCCCAGGGCTGTGGTGAGAGGGTTGTAGTGTTCAATGCGGGCTCGTTCGAGTTGGTGCAGGTAAAGGTTAAGGATGGCAATTTTTACCATATTGGCATCGTTGTCGAAGCCGGTGAAGGCTTGATTCTCCAGAAACTCCCACTGCTTGGGCTTGAGCTGGCTTCCATCTACGATGTTTCGAGCGAGGTCCGCGCGCTTGGTATGCTGCCGAAGGATGTGGGTATAGGCCGAGATCAGGAACCCGGCAGTACCGCAAGCAGGGTCGCAGATACGCAGGCCCGGCTGAGGGTCCACGAGCGCCACTATCAGGTCGATAATATGACGAGGGGTACGGAACTGGCCGTTGGTGCCTGACTGCGCGAGCTTACTGAGCAGGTACTCATACATGTCGCCTTTGAGGTCGTGGCCTTCGTGGGGTGTTAGTTTCATCTCAGCTATGGCCTGCAAGACGGCGCGGAGGGTCGGCCGGTCATAAATCTTGAGAGTGGCGTTTCGAAACAGTTCACGTCCGGTGCTAGAAAGGTTGGGCAGTTCATGGAGCTTTTCAATTGCACTGCGCAAGGTATCGAACAGCTCGTTTCCTGTAAGGGTGACGAAGTTGCCCCAGGCATAGCGCGCCCATGCACCGGAGAATATGCGCTGGTAACCCTGCTCGATGACCGTGGCCTGTTCGTCGCGCTCGGATAGCAGCCGAAGGAAGATAAGGTAGGAGAGTTGCTCGATGGAGTCCATCGGGTTGTTCACGCCGCCCGCATAGAGAATGTTCATCAGTTGGTCTACCTTCTGTCGAAGGCCGGAAGAGAAGAAGTTTGAGCCGTTGCTCTGATTCAATTTGGCGACGGAGTTGCTTTGGTTTTCTGTTTTGAGCATATCTTTAGGAAGCCTCTCTCATGGCCATTCGGGTGCATTGGACCAGCGACGACTGGCGCAACGCTTCGAAGGCCGCATCTCTTTCGTGAAAGTGGGTAAGCGCCGAGAGCCCTCCCAACGTGCGGAACTGGCTGCGCTCGAAAAGCCGGTTGTAGCGGCCAACTAAAAAGTCTGAAAGCGCCTGCGGATCCTCACTGACTAACTCGGCCATGGCGTTCACCCATTTCTGGTCGGTATAGCGCAGGTTGAATCTTGCGGCGATGGAGTCCACTGTATCTGAGATGACCTTGTCCTTGGTTGGGAGAGGGCGCTTGCCGAGGGCGTTGTAGACAAAGGCCGGTGTGGGGGCTGGCACACCGTAGGATATGATGAGTTTGTCGGGCGAGTAGAACATCTCGGGGCGGTGATAGAAGCGCTCTTGTACGATGGTTTCGATTGCATCGTCGTCCTCGGCCTCCACGGCATCATTCAAATCTGGGTCTACTTCGGCGAACTCCTTCAGATCGCGCTCAAACGAACCTCGGAAGGTCATCACGTCAACCTTTTCGCCGTTCGGGCCTACGATACGGACCTCCTGGCTGACAATACGGTCAGTGCCTTCCCAAACGGGAATCTCGCGGCGCTTTTCAGAACCTTCGCCAGGGCTATATTGCCCCTCGTGGCCAGGTTCGCGAATACCACCCGCGCTCGGTTCATACCGTTCGAGCACAGCGCGGCGTCCATCCTGCGGAGGCAGTTTCAAGGGTGCAGCGTAGTCGTATTTCTCCTCGAAAAACTCTGCAACGGCGCAAAAGTCGAGCAAGAAAAAGTACCGTTTCTCGTACTCGGTGTTGCCAACTAAGAAGGTGAAGCGCCGAGTACCTCGCCCCTTGATCTGGATGTACTCCGTTGGGGAGAAGATCGGGCGCATAAGCACAACATTGAGCAGGTCGCGGCAGTTGTAACCGGTGGAAAGCATGTCAACAGACACGGCGATACGTTCCGTTCGCTTTCCGTCTCGGAACTCCTTTGCAAGGGATGAAGCATCAGTTATACGTGATGTGATCGTGAGTGCGATTCCCAGCTTGATCTCGTTGAGGACTTTGGTAAGCGCAGTGGCATGGGTCTGGTTAACAGCAAAGATTATGGATTTGCCGATCTCGCCACTTGGGTCGCGCTGCGCCTCGCGCAGGAAAGCCTCACACATAACGCGGTTGCGATGTGGCGTAAATATCTTTCTCTCCAAGTCCTGAATCTTGAAGCTTTCGTCCTGCTCGTTGATGACCACCGTCCAGCCTGCATCTTGTAGTGCCTGGGTGGTAATATCTGAGCGGCAGTCAATGATCTTGGGAAGACACAAGAAGGGGCCTTCCGGGTCCTTCACGGCATCAATAATGTCGTAGCGGAATGTGGGCTGGCCGGGTTCACAGCCGAAGTAGTGGTATGTGTCGCGGAGCTGACGGGCCTCCAAGACCTTCGGGTTTTCGGAGGCAAGCTGATCCAGGTTAACGTTCTTCAGGTAAGCCTTTGGCGTGGCTGTCAGGCCGATGCGCGTGGCTTGGAAGAACTGTACTGCCTCTCGCGCATCGCC includes the following:
- a CDS encoding class I SAM-dependent DNA methyltransferase — encoded protein: MLKTENQSNSVAKLNQSNGSNFFSSGLRQKVDQLMNILYAGGVNNPMDSIEQLSYLIFLRLLSERDEQATVIEQGYQRIFSGAWARYAWGNFVTLTGNELFDTLRSAIEKLHELPNLSSTGRELFRNATLKIYDRPTLRAVLQAIAEMKLTPHEGHDLKGDMYEYLLSKLAQSGTNGQFRTPRHIIDLIVALVDPQPGLRICDPACGTAGFLISAYTHILRQHTKRADLARNIVDGSQLKPKQWEFLENQAFTGFDNDANMVKIAILNLYLHQLERARIEHYNPLTTALGGQYPGPRYDVILANPPFAGRVQKESILADIALDTRDTELLFLKWFLDHLADIGRAGVIVPNGVLFGSGKADRKVRELLLTTCELQAVIALPSGVFKPYSGVGTAIFIFRKGKPTESVWFYELTADGYSLDDKRVPIEANDIPDILARWPNREEGPNSFRVKVENIRENGWQLMPGRYKPVRFDTVKHDAPVDILSDVIRMETEIAERAKALIEKVETR
- a CDS encoding DEAD/DEAH box helicase family protein — encoded protein: MISGQNEAFSRILIDKALEASGWDLLNHQQVQFEFYNDSGRADYLLKDNLGRVLCVLEAKREDFDPYNAKEQARGYAENLNAPFVILSNGLEHWFWNYERAEQRDAYRIESMPSREDLERVRLKNLQPPRSLQTEIIRPEYLRGLRPDLTLRGYQIRAMEEIAKGYDDAGRRKFLLEMATGTGKTLLCAALIRRFLVTRNAERVLFIVDRIELAKQTMEDFNVVLGEYKPVIYKTARRTGELLGSSVVVATIQSLMTDRRYREEFTPFYFDLVINDEAHRSIYGDAREAVQFFQATRIGLTATPKAYLKNVNLDQLASENPKVLEARQLRDTYHYFGCEPGQPTFRYDIIDAVKDPEGPFLCLPKIIDCRSDITTQALQDAGWTVVINEQDESFKIQDLERKIFTPHRNRVMCEAFLREAQRDPSGEIGKSIIFAVNQTHATALTKVLNEIKLGIALTITSRITDASSLAKEFRDGKRTERIAVSVDMLSTGYNCRDLLNVVLMRPIFSPTEYIQIKGRGTRRFTFLVGNTEYEKRYFFLLDFCAVAEFFEEKYDYAAPLKLPPQDGRRAVLERYEPSAGGIREPGHEGQYSPGEGSEKRREIPVWEGTDRIVSQEVRIVGPNGEKVDVMTFRGSFERDLKEFAEVDPDLNDAVEAEDDDAIETIVQERFYHRPEMFYSPDKLIISYGVPAPTPAFVYNALGKRPLPTKDKVISDTVDSIAARFNLRYTDQKWVNAMAELVSEDPQALSDFLVGRYNRLFERSQFRTLGGLSALTHFHERDAAFEALRQSSLVQCTRMAMREAS